Within Polyodon spathula isolate WHYD16114869_AA chromosome 29, ASM1765450v1, whole genome shotgun sequence, the genomic segment gtgtttgtataatttattttcagtatctccctgtggcaaagtgcccaccccgtgtgtattttgtgttgtgtgttagtgttgttgtatggtcattggtacactgtatataaacgggtctgtgtaacacaagtgtttaaaatgtatatttgtatttaggcacgaggattgcacagcacttcatgtgcaagtaaaaagtaataatatgtgagcacggggaattgcactttattaattcacgtgcagttgtaccgagactccaattgaatgattgattagcagtcgagtctcggtacagctgcataaaagcagcatgttttcacacactcggggttgtgtgctcggtgagtggagaacgggataggagacagaggtaataattgtgatcataaataatagaagtaaaatatctgctcaccgtgttttgtttagtgttagtccattttgtttgtctgtttattttggcaaatgtgccgtgccctgtttttgtttattgcaactgtttattttttgtctgtctgttcattcactaaatgctgagtgagaccattctctcggctccaccaaactccacctctccggccgtctttgtgacactccccTATCCTCTCTAGTTCGGTATGTTCTCTCTCTCAGGTGTGCCCAGGCTGTGagggtgtgtgtctgtctctgcctctctctatcctctctaATTCGGATGTTCTTGCTCTCTCATGTGTGCCTGGGCAGGGAGGGTGTgcgcctgtctctcctctctgatTCGGTATGTTCCCTCTCTCAGGTGTGCCCGGGCTGGGAgggtgtgtttatgtgtgtctctctgtcctctctgaTTTGGTATGTTCCATCTCTCAGGTGTGCCCGGGCAGGGAGGGGCCAATCTTCTTCGGGGACGAGCAGCATGGCTTCGTGTTCAGCCACACCTTCTTCATCAAGGACAGTCGAGCCCGTGGGTTCCAGCGCTGGTACAGTCTGGTCCTGGTCACCATGGATCGGATCTACCTCATCAACTCCTGGCCGTTCCTTCTAGAACGAGTCAGAACCATCATAGAGGGACTGCAGAGGAAAGCCCTgcgggtgagagaggagagagaaattcaaaacataataacataaacatGCATTCATTTAATAAAGTGCAGAGTAGAGGTCTTACAATACATCTCTTCTGTTCAAACTGGGATAATATTTGTGTTAagggtatcagaatctgggggtgtgtggaggcgctgtctgtcacacttacataTTTGCATATATCTATAGAACATCTTGTCAGATTGTGATGAACTTGCTGAGGTCCTTCTCAATTACAAGTTATTGAGCGTATCGGACTCAGGGGGAAGGGGGGGTGGAGTCTGTCTGTCAGAAGGGAGAGTATAGAGTGAGCAGTTTCATGGTGTGTATGTTATCGGGACTGTGTctccagtgtgtcagtgtgtactGTTATTAAGCTGGGGagttgattctctctctctctctctctcctctctcctgtgtaaaaaagtgtctcctattttctgttctgtaatgCCCCTAAGCTTGTCTCTCTCCATGTGTGTGTAATGGTATTAAGCTGTTTCTCTTTTCTGTGTGTGTAATGTTATtaagctccctctctctctcctctgtgcgTGTAATGTTATTaagctgtgtctctctctcctctgtgtgtgtgtgtaatgttattaagctgtgtctctctctgtgtataatgttattaagctgtgtctctcctctgtgtgtgtaatgttattaagctgtgtctctcctctgtgtgtgtaatgttgttaagctgtctctctctctcctctgtgtgtgtaatgttattaagctgtctctcctctcctctaccaGGTGTTTGACagtgagcagtgtgtgtgtcCTCAGCGCTCTCTTAGGATCAACACTGTTTTCACTCCCGGGGTCTTTCCTCACCAGCGCAGCGGCAACGCGGCTCGATCTCTCCCCTCCCTGACCCACGAGAGCGGCCTGTGGGGGGCGCTGCACTCCTCCTTCTCCTGGTAACACACCCCATCCATCATCACACCCCCTCCATCATCACCATCACACCCCCTctatcatcaccatcatcatcacatCACCATCACACCCCCTCCATCATCACCATCACACCCCCTCCATCATCACACCCCCTCCATCATCACCATCACACCCCCTCCATCACCACCATCACACCCCctccatcatcaccatcaccatcacacCCCctccatcatcaccatcaccattaCTCCCCCTCCATCATCGCCATCATCATCACACTCCCTCCATCACACAACATCCATCATCACCATCACACTCCctccatcatcaccatcaccatcagaCTCCctccatcatcaccatcatcatcacacCCCCTTCATCATCACCATCTTCACACCCCCATCATCACACTCCCTTCATCATCACACCCACTCCATCATCACCATCTTCAAACCCCAATCATCACACTCCCtgcatcatcaccatcatcatcacacCCCCTCCATCATCACATCTCCCCCATCATCACACTCGCTCTGACAGCAAAGCACTAGCTCTCAGTCACAGCCCAGCAAGTTAAACCATGAtgaactaacccttataaaagtgtcccgtagcaaaagcacagtaaagtgtaataaagcacagtgaaagcaggttAAGCATGCTTATTGTCccgtacctctctctctctccctctcatgtACTAGCCCCTAGTAAGCACTTATCTCCCCTGTTCACATCTCTCCAGGCTGCTGAAGGCTTGTGGGTCTCGTCTTACTGAGAAGCTGCTGGAGGGAGCGCCGACTGAGGATACCCTGGTGATGATGGAGAGGAGAGCAGGTGCGAGACTGTGTTTCACAGTGTGTGGGTGTCTCgctttctgtctgtgtttgtgtgtctgtctttctttgtatttctgtatgtatgtgtctgtttcactgtgtctgtctgtctcacttttttgtctttttttttttttttaagagcaagaGGAGGAGCTGATTGGCTTGGGGGGAGCAGAGGGAGGTGTGTCCTCCCAGCCTGGGGAGAGCCAATCTGAGAGCCTCCTAGAGGCAGACCCATCCCCCCTGTTGGAGTGGAGTgacagagtgaggagagaggagagaggaggagggaggttCACTTCACTGAGACACATGAGACAGGTACCTCCTCTTTTTTCTCCTCTATCTTGTCTCTCTCCTTTCTTCCCTCTCTATCCTCTCACTCCATTCTCTCCTATTTCTTTTTTCTCACTgttccttccctctctcctctcctctcactctgtTCTGTCTCCCTCTCTGTATTCGGTGACAGGTCCTTGGCGCCTCCGAGTTCCGCTCGCTTGCCTGGCACGTGCTGATGGGAAACCAGGTAATCTGGAGGGGGGCGGACCTTCATCTCATCCAATCAGCATTCAACATGCTCAAGGTCAGCTGTGCAAACAATACTGAATATTAATGAGGTGTGGGACAGGGACTGAATATTAATGAGGGGTACAGAGATACATATTTAGTATTAATGAGAGGATAAAGTATACTAATTAATATTAATGACTGGGTGCAGGAATACTAAAAGTCTCCACTTTAAAAGAATATTACTAAACCCTGTGTTTAATATTGTCTACTGCTCTGTGAACAGGTTGATTCTGAGCTGTATATTTTTACACTGCTGGGAGTGTTTGTAAACTATTTATTAATGCTCTACAATGTCACTGACATGTTCCTGGATCAGAACCACCACTGCACTTCTATATGAAACCTGCAATCCTGTAGTTATTCTAATAGAGGGGTACCCCTGATTGATCCTGTAGTTATTCTAATAGAGGGGTACCCCTGATCGATCCTGTAGTTATTCTAATAGAGGGGTACCCCTGATCGATCCTGTAGTTATTCTAATAGAGGGGTACCCACTGACTGTAGAGAGCTTGTTACGAATAATCAGTTGGAGCAGCCCCTGCCTGACTGAGTGGTCCTCCTCTATCCCATCAGACCCTGCTCCCTGTTGGCTGCGTGCGCTCCATCCCATACAGCCTGCAGTATGAGGAAGCGTATCGATGCAACTTCCTGGGGCTGCGCAGTGATGCCATCATCCCCGCCCACATCACCTGCTCAGGTAAGAGAGCAAGCACTGAGATTATAAACATGGGGCTTATCTGTGGAGGGATGGGGAGAGGGGAAGGGAGTGATAGGGGAGGGGAAGTAAGAAGGGATAGGGGAAGGGAATGATGGGGGGAAGTAAGAAGGGataggggagggagagagaaggaaaaatTAGTgaaagagggaggggaggggagcgtGGGAAGAGGGGGTGGAGAGAAGGGGTTACGATTTGGCCGTAGCAGCTGCTATTGTGGAGGTTCTGCTACGGCACTACAGCGAAGGGGTGTAATACTACGATTTATGTTAAATAAAGAAGTGATGGATACTGCCTGAACgtttataaaatatttcaatacCACGTATCTGTTTTCCTGTTATCactttattttggtattttaacTGTTATACTAAAAACTGCGAGCAGGGTTGCTTAGTAACGAgtttaggggtccttcagaaacCGCTGCTCAATGTCGCCCTACTatcattataaatacagtataatcgtaaatctcaaaaaactacttgcttctaaaccttttgtagtcatttttgtattactttagtataaatacatgttaatttggattcatatgttgtttttttctgactttatgtgaacgaaaagacacacatttgcccgttttcccattggaaatagtgatattttgaaatatcactgtcctggtcacaaaagcaaagtttgtggggaataatagccattttctatacttttgaggcataagcaattaggaaataacacttactacccaggaacaataattgtgttacatagtgcaatcGCACGTTAACTTGGTTGCTTGTCAGTAAGGTTGTGATTAAGTCACGGTGGACATGGATTCTGTGATTTTAGTAGAGAGCTTTGAACTTTACCAACACAACTTGAAATTCcaccttaaccaaaaaaaaaaaaaaagaaaacgccttCCCAGTTTAGCTAGTGATGCTGAACTGGCTTGGCTGCTTTACTTTGCAATGTAGCCATTCGCGCTGTGGATTTTTCTCAGTGctgtcaattgatttaaacataAATGCAGTGCAACTCTACTGCCCGATTTTGTCAACCTGCAACCGCATGTTTCAATGCCCGTCGTGTCTTTGACCCAAATCACGCATAGAATCTTGGCATAGCTGAGAAAGCAATGTTATTGAGGCCATTCTGCTGCTTGAAGACAACTGTGTAGCACAAACAAAATGGTCAGTTCAATGAATGAAATGCGACGTTTACCAGttctggaaaaacatggaaataagATTCCAAACTCGTGCTGTAATCATTTAAGAACCTTttaatttatagggctagcaTCCCctggccttaaaaaaaaataataataatctgctacTATGTGCTACTATATTTACGCTACTGTTTTCTACTTTCATAAGTTGGCATCTCTGGGTTAGAAGGATATACTGGTTCATGTAGTTTGTACTGGTTCACGTTGTTTGTACTGGTTTTTCAGAGTTCTCTGTACTGGTTGATGTAAGGCCAGCGTCTCGCTCCAGTTTCTACCCTGCACTTCTCTGCGATGAGGAGCTGCTCTCAAAATACCAGTTTGTGATGACGACTGGGAGCCCGGCGGCCACTGATAAAGGTGAGGCACTTAAACACATGGCAAAAGTGAGAGTGTGACAGGCAGACggacagatgtacagacagacacccccttATACCCTCAGAATcctctgctaaataatgttaataccaagtttcaagACAGTTGGACAAggggttctccagatatatgtgAAAATTtaagtgagacagacagacagaaagacagccTTCACACACCCTCGGATTCTTATACTCTCAATAacggacagacaaacagacagacagcagtcTATAACGATGTACCCTATTTACTCGAGTATAGGTCGAGAAATTTAACCCCAAAAAACAATCCTGAAGTTGAGGGTTTGACTAATACACGAGCAAAAAttccccttatgtcagcaaacctttaatgtctgcaatAGTCATGGCCAGGTGTGTGGTTACTGCAGTCCTggtctgtacctagcagggtttaggacccaggggagccctgtggcaggcatgcattcagagCTAGTGGCAAGCTCACAGACAGTACTTAGCCACACACCTGCACCCTGCCCCCTGTCGCCTCTCTACACTCCTGATTTAGTAATTTTCAAATGTTGACaggattgtaataataataataataagaagaattaCGTTACCTTTTCAATTGCATGACCCCACAGCATAGTGCTTtgggaaacagcagcacctccaacaAGGCCTTgttgccagagcaaatgcttctaattCCATGTGGGCTAAGAAGGAACGGGGGGTGGGGCTTGTATGCTAAAATAATACGATTGcaggctatacaaaaaaaaacatgtactgcgGTTCTAAGTAGAAgtacttataaaatgtttttttttttttttttttttttttttttttttttttttgcaaaatacgGTATATTGACTCTGTGTTTTTCAGGAGGgctatatatttaatacatgtattgatGTATATTGACACCTGAAATGCACTCTAAGAACAGTTTCGATTTCAGgagttactttttgttttctggagGGCTAAATTTACCATAttgactgtttttgtgttttatgtggagggctgtattattattttttttttttttaaaactgtgtttttgtggaGGGCTGACTATACCCAAATCTTGCCCTCTTCAATTGGGGAGGGGCTCGACTTTCACACAAGGTCGACTTTTACTGGAGTGATTACGGTATATTAACTCTATGTGTGTTTTTCAGGAGGGCTATATTGATGTATTGTTAACATGTGTTTAGGGATGGCTGTATTGATGTATATTGACTACTTGAGAAGGGCTGTATTGATGAATATtgactgtgtgtttttgtggagGGCTGTATTCATGTATATTGACTGTGTGTGCAAGGCAGGGCTATATTGATATATATTGACTGTGTTTCAGGAGGACTGTATTGATATATATTGACTGTGTTTCAGGAGAGCTGTATTGATGTATATTGACTGTGTTTTTATGGAGGGCTGTATTGATGTATATTGAATGTGTGTTTGGGAGGGCTGTATTGATGTATATtgactgtgtgtttttgtggagGGCTGTATTGATGTATATTGACTGCGTGTGCAAGGCAGGGCTGTATTGATGTATGTTGCCCTGTTTCAGGTCCCACACTGCTCAATAAGCTGGAGCTGGCTTTGTGCAATGAGAATCTCTCAGAACAGGTGGTGCAGGACTGTCTGCTGTGCCTGAAGGAGGAGTGGATGAAGTGAGTACCGAGGCCAGCAGGCGGCGCCGTTTCCACTCCCTTCACTCGATTAAGTCATTCACATTGTTAAACCAGGGATGCAAATAAATCTtgtattgcacagcagcttcacccattccaaggCTTTAATTAACAAGAGGATTTCAAAAAACATAATCTAGTTTATTTTAGTCAGAAAAAAATTAACAGATTATAGCTTGAGGTGGGAATACAGCTAACCTCTGCACCGACCTACTATCACCCATCATTGTCTTGCTGTGTTACTTACGCTgagaaaatgacaaaacaaattcaatttaGTGTGGTTTTAAAACTGTCCTAACTGG encodes:
- the flcn gene encoding folliculin codes for the protein MNALVALCHFCELHGPRTLFCTEAVHSPTPLEARGGASAQGTEPGRGSSALSFSQGDTEGEEPGDGGITMRARDSALGQQATPTTTGSPAPQRADMCEGCRSLPCGHPGFISHDSETSIKYLSHQHPPHPQLFSIVRQACVRSLSCEVCPGREGPIFFGDEQHGFVFSHTFFIKDSRARGFQRWYSLVLVTMDRIYLINSWPFLLERVRTIIEGLQRKALRVFDSEQCVCPQRSLRINTVFTPGVFPHQRSGNAARSLPSLTHESGLWGALHSSFSWLLKACGSRLTEKLLEGAPTEDTLVMMERRAEQEEELIGLGGAEGGVSSQPGESQSESLLEADPSPLLEWSDRVRREERGGGRFTSLRHMRQVLGASEFRSLAWHVLMGNQVIWRGADLHLIQSAFNMLKTLLPVGCVRSIPYSLQYEEAYRCNFLGLRSDAIIPAHITCSEFSVLVDVRPASRSSFYPALLCDEELLSKYQFVMTTGSPAATDKGPTLLNKLELALCNENLSEQVVQDCLLCLKEEWMNKVKVLFKFTKVDSRPKEDTHRLLGILGAADEDNVRLLKFWITGLSKTYKTHLMTAVRNPQCS